Sequence from the Acidobacteriota bacterium genome:
CACATGCCCACCACCGGGCGAAGCACCGCGATCGCCTCCCTGTGCCTCAGTTCCTTGTTGAGGACCTGGCCCAGTTCGTACGAAATATCGGCTCGCGCCAGACGTGAAATTTTTTCCAGAGACTCTCGGCGCGGTTTTCCTATGCTGCGAAGGAGGGTCCCGTGAACATGGTCCGGGTCTGCGAAATCGAGAGCCCTTCTGAAAAACCGAACGGCAAGCTCCACACGCCCCTCTTTCGCATAGTGACGAGCGACGTGCGTATAGGCGTTCGCATTCGGATATCCCGATTCCAGGAGTTCCTGCGCCAGTAGTCCTTCCTTCTGAGCCTCTCCCATCTTCCAGTAGAGGTCGAATAAGGCCCGGTAGGCGTAATTCCTGAGGGTCCGGTCATTTGGAGGCTCCTCTTTCAGCAGGCACTCCCGGGCGAAGGCGTCCGCCGCTTCTGGATCCGTTTTCACGTAGTGTTGCAGGAGGAAGCCGTGGACTCTCGTTACCAAGATATCTGAGGGGTAGTCCTCAATGTAACGATGCCAGAGCCGTGCTTTTTCGGTCGGGTCCTCCAGAGAATCTGCAATCTGGTAGAGGGCACGGGACCCCTCGTCGGGATCGTTTCTGAACCGCTCATAGATTTGCCGCAAGAAACCCGCGGCCTCGTCGGTTCGCCCGGCTTTCTTGTACGTGCGCAAGAGACCCCAATAGCCTTCGGCTTCATCCGGCAACTGCGAGATCATCTTCTGGTAGTTCTCGATCGCCTCATCGAAAGACCCAAGGTCTTCCAGTAATTGGCCCAGGCCCACGTAGCCCCAGGGGTAATGGGGATCCAACTCGATCGCCATTTCATATTGGGTTCTCTTCGTATCTCCTTCAGAGACTTCGCCGAGCAGGTAATGTAAAACGGCGCTGTTTGGAATTTCTCGGACCCGCCTTGCGTAATCTTGGCGCAGCCGTTCCCTATCGTCCGTGAGGCTGATGATCTCCCAATGCGCTTCGGTGTACTCCGGGTCGTGTTCGACCGCCTGCCGGTAAAGTTCCAGCATTCGATCAGCGTCATCATCCCGATCGAGAGACTTGGCCTCCTGATAGAGCTTTCGAGCGGTTTCCGGATCGGGAGTGGACGGGCCTTGGCACGATGAGCCGATGACAAGAAAAGAGCAGCAGAAAACCTGGATCAGTCTCATGGCAGACCTCCGTAGCAGGCTGTTGTGCCAGTCACGGGCGGGCGAATACCGGCAAGAAAGACAGCTATATCGAAACTAGCACCCTGGCCAGGGAGAAGAAACCGAAGGTGGGTCAGATCAGGTCGTCTACCTCAACGCCGAGCGCCTCCGCGCGTGCTTTGGCCTCGTAGCCACTGCCGACATAGTAGGGAGGCAGATCGTTGTTCTCACCGACTTCTATACATCGCTGCGCGAAGTAGTCCGCACGTTCCGGAAGTCCCGCGACGGCGTAGACGCGAGCCAACTGCCAGGTCCCGATTGAGATGTTCAATGGCGTGTGATCCTCAACCTGGGTCCAATGCCAGAAGGAGGCATGGGATACGTGAATCATCTCTTCAACTTCCTCGGAGCTAAGCTCCGGCTTACGCAGACACTCTCACGTCTTGTTGAAGCAGGAAGCGGCCAATCTGCGGTGATTCAGATTGTCTGATTGGTTGTCCATGTCGTCTCCAATGCATGGCGGTGAAGCGAACGCCTTTGCGGAAAAAGTGACTGTCCCCTTTTCGCCTGCCCCCTCACCTGTGGGCAGCATCCCTGGTTCCCACGACCAGCAATGTCCGTATTGGCAAGAGGAATTCTCCCCCCAACCGCTTGATATTCAAGGCCTCCAGGAATGAATCCGGGGCCCGCTGCAGACTGGCCCGGATCTCCGCTTCCGACTCAGCGCCAGAGGACCCAATCTCGCACCACCTGCCCACGGTCGTCCCCTGCGGCCGCTCCGACAATCCGTTCTTCAACACCTCCACCTTCAGCCCACTGTTCTCGAACATGGATTTCCACCTCGCGGCCGTGTAGCTCCGAATGTGGGTTGGATCGTGGAGAACTTCCAGTTTGTGGTTGAACTCGTCAATGTCAGCGTCTTCATGTCCTTCGAGATCGATGATCGCTACCCGCCCGCCGATCTTCGTGAGCCGAACCATTTCCGCCACCGCGCGGTCCACATCATCGAAATGGTGGGGGGCCAGCCGCGATACGACCAAGTCGAACTGGTCTCCCCGCAGGGGAATCGATTCAGCGTACGCCTCGACCG
This genomic interval carries:
- a CDS encoding redoxin domain-containing protein yields the protein MRLIQVFCCSFLVIGSSCQGPSTPDPETARKLYQEAKSLDRDDDADRMLELYRQAVEHDPEYTEAHWEIISLTDDRERLRQDYARRVREIPNSAVLHYLLGEVSEGDTKRTQYEMAIELDPHYPWGYVGLGQLLEDLGSFDEAIENYQKMISQLPDEAEGYWGLLRTYKKAGRTDEAAGFLRQIYERFRNDPDEGSRALYQIADSLEDPTEKARLWHRYIEDYPSDILVTRVHGFLLQHYVKTDPEAADAFARECLLKEEPPNDRTLRNYAYRALFDLYWKMGEAQKEGLLAQELLESGYPNANAYTHVARHYAKEGRVELAVRFFRRALDFADPDHVHGTLLRSIGKPRRESLEKISRLARADISYELGQVLNKELRHREAIAVLRPVVGMWDPLGDRIHFELAAAYEATGQHQEALKHYASSLIDYLHDFARKPLENLFAKVHGSTEGLRQYVLDHVIQEETAGDVAIGAPTSLSLDETIIRARGLSSGKAPEFNLETLGGERVKSADLLGKVVVLDFWATWCGPCLRELPLFQATVDRWSDRPEVAFLAVSVDSNDDKVRRFMKDNEYDFPVVRDREVSDDFGVSGYPTIVIIGREGRIQYRHVGFDPDVDLIQKLSDKIDYLLGAGVS
- a CDS encoding methyltransferase domain-containing protein — encoded protein: MVPEGVCYLTNESSERFDKIAANYATSEVHSMSPTIRLLHQLVNLEAGASVCDMACGAGHLALSFATRAGRLVGVDPAPGMLDAFRRLAAQRGIEVETVEAYAESIPLRGDQFDLVVSRLAPHHFDDVDRAVAEMVRLTKIGGRVAIIDLEGHEDADIDEFNHKLEVLHDPTHIRSYTAARWKSMFENSGLKVEVLKNGLSERPQGTTVGRWCEIGSSGAESEAEIRASLQRAPDSFLEALNIKRLGGEFLLPIRTLLVVGTRDAAHR